In Centroberyx gerrardi isolate f3 chromosome 7, fCenGer3.hap1.cur.20231027, whole genome shotgun sequence, the sequence gcctGTTTTACCAATTGAGTAAGCACAATAATTTTGACAAATGCTCTTAGCAGTAACAGTAAAACTAAATTTCGTAGTTCACTATTTCTTATCAAAAATACTGCTTGACAAATCACTTGATCATCTCTAGCAACATGAGAAGTAAATGATTAAGAATGCCACATTAGAAGAAATTCCCGTTTTTTCTATTTTAGTAACATGGTGAATATTACTATGAAACTTACACTTTAAGCATCAAATACGTTTCCTTTTAGATACTTGATATTCACAAACCACAGTAAAATGCTAGAATGGGCTTTACATGGAAATAACTTCCTTGCTAACACACAACAAACCTAGCAAAATGGAACTGAGAAGCTAGCTTACCGAGGCACGTGAAGTGCAACTAATTAAGATGAAACCGGCACTTCTGGCGGTCTCGTGGCTTCTGCAGGGAAACCGTTTCACTATCATCTGATAACTGCTCGACTTCAATAACCGTTTTGCCTTAGTTCTTACTGTTTGTCAACTTTTGTGAAGCTGAACGTTGTTACACGGAGCAACTACTTCTAGCTCAACATGGCGACTCGAAGGAACTGTAGCTATGTCCCATTTCCGGGGCCGGCTGGACCTGCGCCAACTGCCCAAAATGGGACGGTCTACAGAGGATTCCCTTCTACGTCACAGCGAGTTCCCGCCCCTACGCTCCAGACGATAACCAGCAGTAAATACCGGTTGCTCGCTACGCTACAGAAGCACGGAAAAATGGAGTTGAGCGATCTCACGATTGTTTTGGTTACTTATTTAATTTACCTCACAgtggaggaaatggagagactGGCCGAGAACCGCCAGGCTCGCCGTCGCGTGGTTTACCTGAGGATGAGCTCTGCAGGAGACCGTGGTCAGGTAAGGAGGCTCGATAAATCAAGTGTTATTTAAAGCTTTATGCATAACAGCTAACTTTTAGCTAGCTGCTGTGTGGCAGTTTCCACTAAACCTAGGCAACAATGTAATGTTACACTAGaaaatgttttagtttagttctaGTCATGGTTTAGTAACATTCAAGTAATAATTGTAGTCATTAATCAAATACAGTAGTAGGCCTAATAGCACAGTAGCCCAAATACTGGTTGTCGCAATCAGAAAATCACTGAGGTAGTCTTTTATATCTGTCACCACATCAAATATGTGtctatacatatactgtatatttgattTGATGACACAGACATAAAAGATGAATTTAATattgtgtatatacatacatacatcctcCAGTGACCTCATGATCCCCTTTTAAATCACTAAGCTTCCTGAAAACACTATCTCAGAGTGTGATGTATGATTATCTCCACCCATCACAATCCCAGTCACAATGAGGTCTAGGTGTCCAACAGGGGAATCAGGGTGGGGATGCACAGCTATGTCTTATCTAAATTAGCAGAACTCAGTTGTTATTCCTACTTTGCCCTGTACACCAATGATTTACTTACAAAGCCTTGTAGTAATTGTATTCTACCAATTGAGTAGTAACTGTATTTTGCCAATTGGGACAGACATCCCTGCCCTGATTCCCCTGTTTAACACCTAGACCTCATTTTGACTACAATATGATTGGTGGAGATAATCATATCACTTTCTGAGATGCAGTATTTTAAGGAAGCTTGGTAATTTAGGGAGGGTCATGAggtcactgtttgtttgtttgtgtatttgaagGACTATAAAGCTGAACAGCAGCACAATATATGGCATATTCTTACATGGCAGTTGAGGTTGTATTTTGTATAGCACTAAGTGTCTCCTCTTATTCTTGTCCCTTTCAGAAACATCTTGGAGACATGGCAGCCGTCGATTGCAGCATGCCAGCCCTGCAGACCCATCTCACTCCTTGGACGATGCGGTGGACAGCCCAGAGGCATCCCAAACTCTTCTGGAGACCACCCCAAATGATGTCCcgctgacagagggagaaacaccaGGGTAACTGTTGTGGCAGCCCATCCATGTCGCCGCTGACGGTTATTAGTCAAGCAGCACCAGCAGGCTCCCTGCTCAGCTGACCACTGAAAAATTTTGTGTTGTTCGTTTTTTGAAACATTTCTAAAATCAGTTCTTTCCAGGCCATTTTGTTGCCAGTTTGTTAATTGTTCAGCgtttttattacacatttttattaGTTCACTGTTCCTATTTACCAATCTATACACATGGCCTTAGTTCAGCGTTCATTATTCCTATTTACCAATCTATACATATGGCCTTAGTTTGATGTTCACTGTGCCTTTTGACATTCCAATTTGCATCAATTGCATGCTGTGctgtgtaaataaaataaacaatttaaataaaatatttatttaacaacagaattcatacttttttgttcattgtttttcaattaatttttccCAAATTGAAAACAAGCGATCTGCTCTCGCCCTACTCTCCTCTGCACGCTTTTCCTCCGCCTCCCTCTGGAACTTCATATCCTCCCTAATGAGTTCCAGCAACTCGTCGTCTGCCCTCCTAGCTCGCTTTGGTGGCCCTGGCTCAGATGCTCCTGCCTCAGATGTCcctgcctctccttcctcctcctgctcctccactgcTGCACTTGGCCCTGGTTTGTCCTCTTGGATAGAGGCAACGGCCTAGTAGTAGAGTTGTGAAAAAAGTGTCTCTGAAAGGATGGCGGACAATACAATGTGGTGGTTGGACTCAGCACCTTCAAAAGAATCTACAGACACAAGACTTCTCAGTCTACGacacacggttcagaagttattggccaaaacgtaaaATTGCTTGTTATAGAGCCATCATCTGGCCAATAAGTGTGGGCTATcgtgcctgagtagtggggggccataagaccccacctgccaaatatggttgcttctgagctgcagatacttttaggggagaaaaagaaagaaagaaagaattccagcaaaaacaatagggttccagcatacatgcttggacccctaattaagcaatatcacacgagagggagtgctgttgtaatCCCTCTCATGAGATTATCTTCTAtgaccgaatcacagccgtgctgatatacatgTAGCCTGGCGAAATTAAACCAGCGCAGAACACAAAAATCTCTTCAGGATTCTTAATTCTGAACCAATGATTGATTCTGCAAATTAGTAGTTAAAATTGGAAACAAGGGTGATTCAGTTctgctttttaaaataaaatcagtctccaaaaagattgaaaacaaaagacaaaatcttCAATGCACAGTCATTGTATATAAAACACAACCTAAGGCGCTTGAGAGGACTCCTCAACCTAAACTAATATAGTCTTCACACCGCCTTATACACTAAATGCACTGTAACTGCACTAAGTGCACTATGAATGGTTCATAAGTACAGTAAATAACTAACATCCTGCAGTTAAACATACATTGCATAAGAAATTACAATCAGGAGTACATAAATAACTGTAGTGGTTCTTTCCTGAGAAAATGAGTGATTGTGCACACTCTCAAGCACTGCCTCTTTCAAACACGCTGGTAAAAGGAGTGCAGTCAAggacgagacagagagacagacagcaagtcAATTCAGGTTTAATTAAACAGGAACACATGTATGGGTCTGCACAGAGGAAGACAGTTTGCAATGGTTCTGCCTTCCATAGTAGTTATTCTGATGAATGCTAACTACCTCAGAACATAATGATGACACAGGTGAACAGTTTGAAGTTTGTACGGCCTGTTGTTCACTAAATCAGAATGCAGATATGAATGAGTAGCTGACTGACTCATCTGCTGACATGATTATGACCGATCAGTACAGCATGTCTGTACAGTGGTGAAAGTAGTAAAAATAGCTGACAAAAGTGTGTGACCTATTCATGTGAGACAATAGTGACACAAATTAATACTAAACAAGATGAATGTTCAGTCCCTTCAGTGCCTCCTGCATATATGTAAAGAGTTGTGGGATGCATCGTATCTGGTGGCTGGTTGGCTGGATTTAAATTAAAGCCCTTaatgttcccctctctctctctctctctctctctctctctctctctctctctctctctctctctctctctctctctctctctctctctctctctctctctctctctctctctctctctctctcagtggatGTCAGTGATGTTCGAGAGACttcagagaacagagaagcttCATCCATTCAACCAcagtctgctcctcttcctcaccttcccACCGACAGCAGTCAGACTGAAGGTAAACCTATTCTCTGGCTTGCCCTTACTGCCATGTTGGTTGTCTTGTCACTGCCCATTTTGTGTAGCTCTTAAAATGATTAAGAATTTATTTAATCCTCTTCTTTTACTTGCTTGGAAAAGTGAATCAGtaattctctcctcttcctttaacAACTGTTGTCAAGATACCCTTGAGTGAAACTCTTAagccccaactgctccagtggagctgctctgtGGCCACCACAAGAGGACTGTGGTtgtcccaggtgtaaatgtgtgattGCGAAACTGGGGCGCATcaaagagcatgtgtgctcatTAAAACCTttccctggaaaacagagttATAAATGTTGTGAATGAAACACCCCACAGTTAAATACCTGCTACACTTGCAATTAAATATCTGAATCTGAATACTATAATCCACAGCCTGCTCTGCCCATTATTGCAACCTGCTTGCTCCACTAAGGCTGCACATCCACAGGGAGCCTCTATTCGCAACTACCTTTTTCCCATggcacagccgagggcatcatgcggcaaattcaggtcagtcagtcagtcagtcagtcagtcagtcagtcagtcagtcagtcagtcaggtaatgcttagtgagatgtcgcctaccttaacggtaggtcaggttattacctgtggtatgtgacGGTGGTGGAATAGAtcatttaaccgataaacgttttcaacccaatgtgagtgataaaacaatgtgtgaatttagtgaatttaacttgtttctatgaagtagcaccattatgagcgaagctaggctactgtatttctgcctctcccaccatgttgacattacaaaacagcccaatggacagaaatctatttgTCAATAATTTTGTCCGTTTTCcaatggatcagtgtggccgcagctagtggaattcaacacacgcgccgtgggcctgaacagaatctgtacttgtttgttATTGCAAGGGAAAGGATGTAATGATGTTGACAGTGAAAACATGTTTGTGATTCTCAGAGCACCTACTTTTAGCAAAAACTGCACTGAATttcaaatgggttttcatttaTCTCACAAGCATCTGTTTAGTGCCAGCTAGAAAAGATGGGTCTACTGGACACACAACCTAATACTAGTTGCTTTTACAGATTCTACTGATTTGCTGGTGCAAACACCAAAGCCTCCACGACTCATCATATGgtaccaacacacactccagtcGAACCTCCAGGACAGGTTTATGTGTGCACAAGAAGGATGGTCAGAGAGGAAGGATAAGAAACCTCTGGATGGTATCTACACAAAGCTCTACATTACAGACGGAGGTGACATACACATCAACAGGCAGCATGAGGTCAGGCAGATTGAGATGGCATCAAGAAATCCAGCGGACACAGAGGAATCAATCAAACCCAGCGACATCTTCAAACACCCTTCTGGAAAATACACATCCATAAGAACGGTACTGACCAATGGGATTGCAGGAATTGGCAAAACGTTCCTTGTGCACAAGTTCATCCTGGACTGGACTAAAGAGAGAGCCAATCAAGATGTTCATCTCATATTCCCCTTTACCTTCCGCCAGCTGAATTCACTGAAGGGAGAAAGGTTTCGTTTTGCAGAACTAATTCACAAATGTATCTGGGAAACCAAAGACATCAAGGAGGAGGCTCTTAATGAAATCTTCACAGAACTACAGAAGTCAGGAAACAAAAACTATGACAAGAGTAATTTCAAACTTCTGTTTGTGTTGGACGGACTGGATGAGAGCCGCCTTCAACTAGACTTCACTGCCAATGAAAAGTGCTCTATTGATGTGACAGAGTCAACCAGAGTAGAAGtactgctgacaaacctcatcaaggggaaactgcttccctctgctcgcctctggataaccacacgacctgcagcagccaatcagatccctggagactttgttgacatggtgacagaggtgagaggcttcactgacccacagaaggaggagtacttcaggaagagattcagagatgaggagcaggccagaagaatcatctcccacatcaagacttcacgaagcctccacatcatgtgccacatcccagtcttctgctgggtcactgctacagttctggaggatctgttgaaaaccagtgagagaggagaagacctgcccaagaccctgactgagatgtacacaGAATTCCTGGTGTTTCAGATCGATCAGACGAAAAAGAAGTATGGCACAGAAAACAGCATTCAGTACATTCAGTCACTTGCAAAACTGGCTTTTCaccagctggagaaaggcaatcTGATCTTCTATGAGAAGGACCTAAAAAAGAGTGGCATTAACTTCACTgaagcctcagtgtactcaggagtgttcacacagatctttaaagaagAGCGTGGGCGAAAGAAGGACAAGGACAAGAACAAGATGTTcagctttgtccatctgagcattcaggagtttctggctgctgttcatgtGGTCCTGTCACTCATCAACAGCAACAAGAATGTAATGCCCAAGCCACAAGTGACTTTCCATGGTCTGTGGATGCTTTTCAGCAAAACATCTGCAAGAGAGGTCTACAGGATTGCTATTGACAAGGCCTTACaaagtccaaatggacacctggacttgttcttacgcttcctcctgggcctttcactgcAGACCAATCAGGATCTCCTAGAAGACCTGCtgaaacagacaggaagtacCTCACAGAtcaatcaggaaacagtccagtacatcaaggagaagatcagggagaatccttctccagagagaagcatcaatctgttccactgtctgaatgagctgaatgaccgttctctagtggaggagatccaacagtacctgagtTCAGGAACTCTCTCCACAGAgaaactctcccctgctcagtggtcggctctggtcttcatcttactgtcatcagaagagaagctggacgtgtttgacctgaagaaatactctgcttcacaGAAGTGTCTTCTGTGGCTGCTGCCAGTGCTCGAAACCTCCAACATTGCTCTGTAGGTGCATTGATAACTGTATATTAACTATATTAATATGTTTTTACCgaggagaaaatagaaacattttcaaagttGTTGTTCCTCTTCATCACTAAttcttcttcaggctgagtggctgtaagctgtcagagggaagctgtgaagctctggcctcagttctcagctcccagtcctctagtctgagagagctggacctgagtaacaacgacctgcaggattcaggagtgaagctgctctctgctggactggagagtccacactgtagactggacaCTCTCAGGTCAGAACTGTTCCGGTCTGGTCTCAAACTAAACGGCAGACTGCGCTCACAAGCTTTCAGTTGAAATCTTCAGGTTAGatagtgaaagctaaacttacagttaacaataatgttccTACCCGTTTCTttgatcagttcaaagtaatgagAATAAAGTTCTGCAGTTTATTattgtgttcattctgaaagcgagtcaCAACCTACAAGCTTCCACCGCACCGCAGCCTGCTGCACGTCTGCTTGTAATAACATATGTAACATATAATAccttattttaaaaaaaaatttgcactaactaaacatttaaccatttgaaagaaaaataaaagtagcgaaatgtaactttgagaaagtaactaataactgattacataaattggAAAACTAACATGTTAAGTTACTCTGTAACTGTAACTTACCCCCAACATTGGTCCCAGGGCATTAATCAGGTAATAAAATTAAATCCATAGATTGTAGCTACAACATATTTGGTGAGTCAAGAAATGACCAAAAAGTTAAAATAGGTTATATCACTAGTATAATGTGTTAGCTGGATAAGAAATGAATGACATTAAAATATAAGGgacaaacattttcatatctctGTATCTCCATTGATGACATATATTAAAGTCATGTTTTTACAGGGGAGAAAATAGACACATTTTTAAAgttgttgtttgtcttcatcacttattcttcaggctgagtgtctgtcagctgtcagagagaagctgtgaagctctggcctcagttctcagctcccagtcctctagtctgagagagctggacctgagtaacaacgacctgcaggattcagga encodes:
- the LOC144539498 gene encoding NACHT, LRR and PYD domains-containing protein 3-like — encoded protein: MGTVKELLLETLNDLGDEELKIFQWFLQQAEILEGFPAIQKSRLEKANRLDTVDQMVQTYSENTLKVTKTVLGKINRNDLVQSLSNSSSGSKDVPESPPRLIIWYQHTLQSNLQDRFMCAQEGWSERKDKKPLDGIYTKLYITDGGDIHINRQHEVRQIEMASRNPADTEESIKPSDIFKHPSGKYTSIRTVLTNGIAGIGKTFLVHKFILDWTKERANQDVHLIFPFTFRQLNSLKGERFRFAELIHKCIWETKDIKEEALNEIFTELQKSGNKNYDKSNFKLLFVLDGLDESRLQLDFTANEKCSIDVTESTRVEVLLTNLIKGKLLPSARLWITTRPAAANQIPGDFVDMVTEVRGFTDPQKEEYFRKRFRDEEQARRIISHIKTSRSLHIMCHIPVFCWVTATVLEDLLKTSERGEDLPKTLTEMYTEFLVFQIDQTKKKYGTENSIQYIQSLAKLAFHQLEKGNLIFYEKDLKKSGINFTEASVYSGVFTQIFKEERGRKKDKDKNKMFSFVHLSIQEFLAAVHVVLSLINSNKNVMPKPQVTFHGLWMLFSKTSAREVYRIAIDKALQSPNGHLDLFLRFLLGLSLQTNQDLLEDLLKQTGSTSQINQETVQYIKEKIRENPSPERSINLFHCLNELNDRSLVEEIQQYLSSGTLSTEKLSPAQWSALVFILLSSEEKLDVFDLKKYSASQKCLLWLLPVLETSNIALLSGCKLSEGSCEALASVLSSQSSSLRELDLSNNDLQDSGVKLLSAGLESPHCRLDTLRLSGCLLTEEGCASLASALSSNPSHLRELDLSYNHPGASGMKLLSAGLEDPHWRLDSLSVDHGGVQRLKPGLRKYACELTLDPNTANRNLFLSEDNRKVTEVTDEKQPYPDHPERFEDCYQVLCRNGLTGRCYWEVEWKGWVYIGVTYRGIRRRGEGDDCWLGRNEKSWSLDCTRLSAWHNNRETAMPSSLSSGSGRVAVYLDWSAGSLSFYRVSSDSLIHIHTFHSTFTEPLYPAFRFGFKFDSSVSLCQIEEGESPPV